A window from Solanum stenotomum isolate F172 chromosome 7, ASM1918654v1, whole genome shotgun sequence encodes these proteins:
- the LOC125871708 gene encoding transcription elongation factor 1 homolog, with amino-acid sequence MGKRKSKSRPPPKKRMDKLDTTFTCPFCSHGSSVECRIDMKNLIGEANCMICQESFSTTVTALTEAIDIYSEWIDECEHVNNLEDDDGS; translated from the coding sequence ATGGGAAAGAGGAAGTCGAAATCAAGGCCGCCACCAAAAAAAAGAATGGACAAACTTGACACTACTTTCACCTGTCCTTTCTGTAGCCATGGCAGCAGTGTCGAATGTCGCATTGATATGAAGAACTTGATTGGGGAGGCAAATTGCATGATTTGTCAAGAGAGCTTCAGCACTACTGTTACAGCACTGACAGAGGCCATTGACATATACAGTGAATGGATTGACGAGTGTGAACATGTGAACAACCTTGAAGACGATGATGGTTCTTAG